The Bacillaceae bacterium S4-13-56 genomic interval CCGATCTTCTAGGCTAAAGCAAAAATCCTCCATCATTTGATACTCATTAATTTCAAACCTGTCTGGTAGCGAAATATATTTATCAACGGAGTCCACAATATCATAAGCAATCCTCAATTCTTCATCTAAAGAATCCATATCTTCTGGGGGCTCTTCATCCTCAGCTTTGCTTAAACTCCAATCCGAAACCATAACCACTCCCCCTGTCTCCAGGTTAACAAAAGATTGATATTCATCAAAATCATTTTCTATTTCATCAATTAACACTGAGAGTTTTACTTTTGCGGACACTTTTATTACCTCCTCAAATTCTAGTTGATCCTCTTTATCCCGCATGAACGGGCAACTGAACATGAAGCAAGCTTCATCAACAAGGATGAAAATTTTAATATTTTATTTTCATGGGAGTAAAACCCCCAACTCAAGTCTAAAGTGACATCCCATTCTTATCCGATTGGTTCAAGGCTTATTCTGTACCCTTTTTTGGCCTGTT includes:
- a CDS encoding UPF0158 family protein; translated protein: MSAKVKLSVLIDEIENDFDEYQSFVNLETGGVVMVSDWSLSKAEDEEPPEDMDSLDEELRIAYDIVDSVDKYISLPDRFEINEYQMMEDFCFSLEDRKQKDILLRAINGKGAFRRFKDRAFELGVIEDWYEYKRSCYRKIAIDFCKDHGLEYVE